The DNA window ACCTACCGGGGCGGTGAGGAAGTGGGGCCGGCCACGGCTTCCCTGCTCTTCGGCGACTACACGCCCAGTGGGAAGCTGCCCTGGCAGCTGCCCCGGAGCCTCGACCAGGTCCTCAAGCCGGGCGGCGGCGACAACCTGGCCGACGCCAACGAGGACTGGAACCTGCCGTACGACCTCGGGGCCACCGCCGCCGAGCGCGCCGACATCCGGGCGAAGATCGACGCCGGACAGCCGGTCCCGACCACCTACGGCAATCCGCTCTACCCGTATGGAGCGGGCCTGACCGGCTGGAAGTGACGGCCAGGGGGCCCGGGGACCGTACGCGGTCCCCGGGCCTCCGGCGTGATGCCCGGACGCGAGGCGCCGGGCGGTGCCTCAGGGCGCGGGGTCGGCGCGGAGGTGGTCGAGGGTGCGGTCCAGGTTGCGGCGGGTCGCCGCGACGGCGGCGTCCGGGTCGCCGGCCACGATCGCCTGGACCAGGTCCCGGTGGGCGTCGTCGATGCGGCGGCCGTGCTCGGGCGGGTGCAGCTCGGCATCGGCGAGCAGCTGGGTGGCCGCCTGCCGCAGGGCGCCCTGGAAGGTGTCGAAGAGGTGGCTGAGCACCGGGTTGTGCGCGGCCGTCACCACGCAGCGGTGCAGGGCCACATCGGCCTCCACGAGTTCTGCCCGGTCGGCGGCCCGGTCGCGGGCGCCGAGGGCGGCCCGCAGGGCTTCGATGTCGTCGGGGGTGCGTCTGGCGGCTGCCAGGCGGCCCGCCTCGACCTCC is part of the Peterkaempfera bronchialis genome and encodes:
- a CDS encoding FadR/GntR family transcriptional regulator, coding for MTVRPIHHSSLVEQAVAELRRLIGEGEWPVGTKLPGEVELSRQLGVGRSTSREAVRALIADGQLRAQHGSGTYVSSTTPVSELDRRLLRAAVSDVYEVRVALEVEAGRLAAARRTPDDIEALRAALGARDRAADRAELVEADVALHRCVVTAAHNPVLSHLFDTFQGALRQAATQLLADAELHPPEHGRRIDDAHRDLVQAIVAGDPDAAVAATRRNLDRTLDHLRADPAP